CTAGATATCATTACCTTTAGTAATTCCTAGTTGCTGAGTAATACGACTGCCTTTTTGTAAGCTTAAAGACCTTGAATATACAATAAGTCAATAACCAATTGCATGTTTGCTTGAGTGTATTTTATCTCCAGTGTCTCATCTATTTAAAACTCGTCTTAGTTACCACAccttttttgtaaaatattctGGTGATGGTTTGGTTGCAGGTGCGCAAAAGACCACTAAATAAAAAGGAGCTTGCAAAGAATGAGGAAGACATCATAACTATAGAGCCACGCTTTAGTTCTCTTACAGTTCATGAGACTAAACTTAAGGTTAGTCATGACTGGTTTATGCAGTGCTTTCTCTCAGTTTGAACAAGTTGAATTTCTTGTGAAAGCTCTCAGCTCCCACCCTATAGCTTAGTTTTTTAACTGAATCACTAGTGTAACAGGTTTCCCTTAGTGGGCTTTCTGAAAGCTTGTATGCTGTAGTGTCCTGTGTCCCTGAAAATCAACTTCAGTGCCTGTTGATACATGATCGGAAGGATACTGTTACACTTATGAGTCTGAGAGTTTAGGTCTTGGATATTAAATTTAGATCTTTGCCACATCATCCTTAtgttttttctctcttccttacctattttctctcttccttaCCTACTACAGGGTTATCTATTTCAACTCTATATCATCCAATCTTATTTATTGAGATACTTTATGGTATTTGACCGACCGATGTCTgttggttctttttttcttcaccACTACAGAGATTTCATTTCGTAAGGGAGTTGGGGTGCTTTCTGGTATCCAGTCATGCTTGAAGTGCTCATTTCACTTCCTTGAGTGCTAAAACAGTGACATTAGTGAGAAAAATTAGGTTCAGCGGTCAAAAAAATGCAGCATCGCAGCAATGTGTGTTTTTTAACCGCAGGGGGTAGTTCTGAATTTCTACTTAAAATTTCGTGTTTCCCTTAGATAATACATACAGTCCCAAGAAAAGTTGGATTCTTGATGAAGGTTTGCGTTGTTTTGAATGTTAGGCGAACGTACATGATTCTGTTTTAACACTCTTTTCTCATGCTAACTGTATCTTCTTGAAGCTATCCTACCTGTGAAGGTGTTTATAGTGAAGATTGTTTGAACTTTCTATGGATTGTTAAAAGCATCTAATCTCAAAATCATGTAGGTTGACCTAACAGAGTATATGGAAAAGCATGAATTTGTTTTTGATGCTGTGCTGAATGAAGAGGTCTCGAATGATGAGGTGGGTACATGAAACAAGTGAAAGACCAAATGaaaatttcaaaggaaaagtaTTCATGTTAGTTAATGGTTCTTTATTTTGTTCCGATAGGTTTATCGGGAAACTGTGGAGCCCATAGTTCCAATTATTTTTCAGCGCACCAAAGCAACATGCTTTGCGTATGGACAAACTGGTAAAATGCTTTATTCATCTCTATCATGGaatcttttatatttttctacCTTACCACTCAGAATGTGTGCCGTTTCCTTTACTTGGTAACACGAAGATGGAGTATTTTTCTTCCCTTGTTAAATCATACAAAATATATTCGATTGGGACCCTAATGATATAAAGACAAGGTTTGTCTGTAACACGTTGTCTTGTTTTATTGGTATATTAGTAGCCTCCCTATGCTAGGTTTCATTCgtattgaaagttgaaacagaTTAGAAAGTCGGAGTGCATTTGACCACTAAAAATTTCCAAACTTTCAATGCTTAGGGTTGGGCTGCTTTATGTTGCCTTAGTCTCTGCCATTGCACTTCTTGTTTTTGGCAAGGTGCATCTTTTTATCCATTCATTTCCTCTGACTGTTTGACGCTATGTCGTTCAtcttttatcaatttatggaaggTTGATATCCTTGGCCGCGTATATTCTCTATTAGAAGGCTCGGATTTCAAATTATATATCTGGCCTTAGATCACTACTTAGAATTTTTTGGAATACATCCACATTTATTTTCCTTCATGCGAAAGAAATTTTGATAGGTCTCATATCCCTGTGTTTGCTTGTGTTCAGATGCTTTGTTTCCTTCTTGTATTATGAATATGTGAGCTTACATAGACTGTTTGTTTACGTGTTCAGGAAGTGGAAAAACATACACTATGAAACCATTGCCACTTAAGGCATCTCGGGATATCTTGAGGCTGATGCAACATACTTATCGGAATCAAGGCTTCCATTTGTTTTTCAGCTTCTTTGAGATTTATGGAGGAAAACTTTTTGACCTCCTCAATGATCGGAAGTAAATAGTGTTATCCTATCATGCTTTGAAATTCTTTGTTATGATAAGCAGTCTCTTGATTTCTTGTTCCCTACACATGCAGGAAGCTTTGCATGAGAGAGGATGGTAAACAACAGGTTTGCATTGTTGGTTTGCAAGAGTATAAAGTCTCTGATGTGGAGACAATACAGGAGTTCATTGAGAAAGGAAATGCCACAAGAAGTACGGGCACAACCGGTGCAAATGAAGAATCATCACGATCGCATGCCATACTTCAGCTTGCTATTAAGAGGTCAGCTGATGGAAGTGAATCTAAGCCTCCGAAACTTGTGGGCAAGCTCTCCTTCATAGATCTCGCTGGAAGTGAACGTGGTGCGGATACTACTGACAATGATAAGCAGACAAGGTTTATATCGCTTTATACTGCCCTCTCTGTCCTTCACATAAAATACATCCAATCATGATATTATAGTTTTTAAAAGTGACTTTGAATTGATAACTTCTTTCATTTGGCTTAATGTTAATCCTTCCCATCATCTCCATAGGAAAACAGAATCCTGTCAAATAACTGTTGTCCCAGTCCACCAGAATTAGAATCACCTTACTTCTGACTCATTGCTGAGTAAGCATACTAATTTTCTGTTCATGATTATGTTTAGAGTGTCCCACTGTTCACATACACTCCAACcataatttcatttctcttcttGGTTATCAAATATTCATTCATTTctcttcaaaactttttttctccaaaatttgacAGTTATGAAAATCTTCGTATTACCTAAATTAATTTTCGGTGCTCAGAAGGGCCATGGAGTTCTTAGGGCATGAGTCTCTCATTGTATAAATACTCTTAATCGAATAAATGTTTTTTGGATGACAGCCGGTCTTGTGATGAAGGTACGATTTTGGCTTTTCTTAATTTTCGAATGCGTTTCCAAAATCCAATGCAGAATTGAAGGTGCTGAGATCAATAAAAGCTTGCTCGCGTTGAAGGAATGCATAAGAGCGCTTGACAATGATCAGGGTCATATTCCTTTCAGAGGCAGTAAATTAACTGAAGTCCTGAGAGATTCATTTGTTGGAGACTCTCGAACTGTGATGATATCTTGCGTATCTCCCAACTCAGGATCGTGTGAACATACTCTTAACACCTTAAGATATGCGGACAGGTAATTGATAATAAAGTTTTCTTGCAGTCATTTTACTGCGTTTTTCCTCCCCTAATTTTTGTGTGagcttaactctctctctctctctctctctctctctctctctctctctctctctctctctctctctctctctcactgcaTTTTAGAGTGAAGAGCCTTTCGAAGGGTAACAATTCCAAGAAGGATACTTTATCATCGTCCACCTTAAACCTTAAGGGATCAACAGCATTGCCCTTATCGTCAATTTTACAGCATGGGACTACATTTGAAGATGATATAGGCAATTCATGGCCTGAACATGCTGATAGGGAGGACTACGATATTCCAGAAGAGTTCCAAGAACCAGAGAAACCattatggaagaagaatgggaaagttgatttttacaGTATGTCTAATTCTGATGATAAAGTGAAGAGAGCCAACgttcaaacaaaatccaaggaCCCACCGAAATTTGAGACTAAACCGTCACAGGGTGATGATGATTTGAATGCCTTATTAAAGGTATGGGTACTAATAACTGATTATATCTGAACCAGGTTTCAATCTGTTGACTTTTGGCTTGtttttaactatttatttaCGTACCATTGCCTGTTGACTCATGTGGTCCTTGTCCTTGCATCCTATGTTTCAGGAAGAGGAAGATCTTGTTAATGCTCACAGGAAGCAGGTGGAGGAGACAATGGATATCGTTAAAGAGGTTGGTGGTGCACTTTCAGTGGCAGTAGCAGCaatataatactccctccgcccGAATTCTTGATGGTTTTTGTAATTCCAATGTTTTGAGGAGACAAGTAGTAACTGCATTGATCTCGTGCTGAGAGGCATTAATGCCCTTATTTTCTAACTTGAGAAAACCACGATAGCTGTTAGTAAGGGCTATGTGTtcgaaaactaaaatttttgtaCTTCTCAAAAAGGACTAAAACTTCGGAACATCCCAGAATGGAAAGATGGACCGCCAATTTTGGACAAATTGAGTATCGCCCTAAAGATTTTGGAAGATCCCTTATAATAACTTCCTAATGATCTTTCAAAAAGTTTGCCAAATTTGCATCAACCTTTGtgatgttttctttgtttttgcatGTCACATCACGTGCACGAGATTAGATTTATACCTGTAGATTTACAATGTTCACCTACTCTTTTTGTTTGCAGGAGATGAATCTGTTAGTTGAGGCGGATCAGCCGGGAAATCAGTTGGATGATTACATCACTAGATTGAATACAATCCTATCGCAGAAAGCTGCTGGCATTCTGCAACTACAGAATCGTTTGGCTCTGTTTCAGAGACGGCTGAAGGAGCATAACGTCCTGGTATCTTCTTCTGGTTGCTAGATTTTATGTGGAAGTGCATACTGAACTCAGACGTGGGGGTGTTACTTTGCAAGATTGTGTTGTGAAATAGACCCGATACAGCTGAGCCGAGATTTCGAGTCCAGGCCATTAAGCTATTTGTGGgatcctttttcttcttcaccTGCTAATTGTTGCTGTATAGGGCCAAACTTACAGTTTCTATGTCATTCGGGGGGGTTCCATTGATGATTTACGGCCGTTCTTGAATTTTTTACCCCTTTACAGAACACTGATGTTGTAAGCTTTGCAGCTTCTGAACGATGAAGTGAATATTCTTGTTGGAGTGTTGAGGGcatttgttttgtgtttgtgaTGTCCAAACTTTAATGGTTAAACCCGTCCTCTGTTTGCCAACTCAAACATCatctactactactattttCTCTACCCAAACCAACCTTGTTTGTTGTGTGTATGGTGCATCAATGAATATTTTCAACAGTATTCGGAATGTAAATGGATTCTCCTATTATTTAGAGGAATTCGACATCATGGTGACTAAGGATGTGAGAATGATTATTGATACTTTGTGAAATAATAGGATTTGTAGATTACATTTATGAGTTGAATGAGATTTTATGAAAAGTATTGGACACAACTTAgggttgtaaacgagccgagccgagtttcgtCGAGCTCGAGTTCAGCGAGTTTACTAAACAAGCAGCCGAGCCTTCAATGAatcgagcttagtcatttactaaacgagcatTTTTAATTGAATCAAGTCATTTTTAACGAGCTGAGCTTGTTCACTAAATGAACCGAAAACTGGAGCTTAAAAttgagctcggctcattcacTAATGAGCTGAGTCGAGCTCGTGAGTTGCTCGGGTCCCTCGGTGATGTTTCCTCATATTTCCATGTATCATTGCTCGTTCCTTTAAGATATCTTGATACGTTTGTTAAGATCATGATAAAAGTAGTTGGGGAATTGTACTAGTATAATTTCTTTCAtcatggtcaacggtcaaactactccctacaaacaaaaaaaagaggggcAAACAAGCTAGgcaaatgttcaaaaaaaaaatgcttggcaaataaattaccaaaaaacaaaaaaccaagttggtacaaaaaaagaaatgttaaaAGAGCTTCTGTGCAAATTTTAGCCGTTcttgttttgaactttttctaTGGAAGGGCGGTTCTTGCCACATCACTATGTTAGTTATTTCCCGCTCAATCGTTCGGTATATTTACAACCAACTCCTCCCCCCTTCACTTCCTCCGCAACTCAGAGaaaacctagagagagagagagagagagagagagagagagagagagagagagagagagagagagagaacttatcagagagagacagagagatggATTTAATGGGGAAACTGAGTTTTGTGGTGTTCATATTCTGTGTTTTGATCTCTCTCAAGGAAGAAAAAGCTGAGACCAGAAAGGGTCTTCCCACCTTCACATTGTATTCATTCGATTCGAATTCAACTCCCGTTGATTTGGTTAGCAGTCACAAACCACTGGAATATGACTTCTACCACGATACTTGCCCACAAGCCGAGAAAATCATCCGGTCGAGGGTTCGTCGTCTGTACGAGATCCGCTCCGACGTCCCTCCATCACTTCTCAGGCTGGTTTTTCATGACTGCTTCATTGAGGTGAAATTTCTTGTTCCTCCTTGATTCTGATCTGGGTTTGTTGTGATGGTCAATATCTGTTCTGGGTTTAGGTTGCTTGCTCTgtgtttgattattttttgttgaatttgatttgggttttgttttctctattttttttttcttgcactacgttttgttttgttcttcgttgttgaatttgatttgggtttaatttatttcttttgcaACTTGATGATTGTGATTTGGGTTTTTCCTTGGCCGACGTGTTCAGCGATTGCTTCCATTCCTAATTCTTCCTTCTTGATACAGATCTGAGTTTGCTGTAATGCTCACTTTATGTTTCGCTTTCTTACAGTAATTTGTTATCAAATTTAATATGCGTGTTTGTTTCGGTAAAAAAATTGATCTGGGTTTTCGTTCTTTATTTGTGAACTCATGAGATACTAGTATTAGTTCAAACTTCTTGATACTTATCTGGGTTGGTTGTAATGTTCACCTTCTGTTTGGGATTTTGCTTTCTTGCAGGCTGTTCGGTTCTTTGTAGTTGGATTtgatatatagtatatattttttactttctttgaAAGTTCCTGATATAATGTTGTAAGTTCGAATGGGGTAAATGTCTTTTCTGTCTGATTATTACTGGGTTTGTTCCTGATCGATATGTTGCAGGGGTGTGATGCCTCGGTTTTACTGGATTCGATTGATGGCGTGGATAGTGAAAAAGAGTCTCCTCCCAATGAAACGTTGAAGGGCTTTGATATAATCGAAATCATCAAGTCGGATCTCGAAGAAGCTTGCCCGGGAGTAGTTTCTTGTGCTGATATTCTTGTTTTGGCTGCTAGAGAAAGTGTTGTTCTTGTAAATcccccatcctctctctctctctctctctctctctctctctctctctctctctctcgatctcgatTTGTTTATCTGGTATTTAGTCTGAGTGTTGAATTTCAGGCTGGTGGTCCATTCTACCCTCTGGAAACTGGTAGGAGAGACGGAGAACTTTCTTTCTCAGAACTTGCAACATACGAGCTTCCGAGTCCCCAAGACAATCTCCCAAGTACCATTGCATCATTTGCATCTAGGGGATTTGATGAAAGAGAGACAGTCAGTCTCTTAGGTACCAACATTTTCCTCTCTCACATTAAAGTTTCCCTTGTTTTCTCACTTCTCAGTGAAAAGAATCACTGGTTTACGGGTTTTGGATGCATTTTTTAACCATTTCCAGGACTATTGTTATTTATCAATTGATGGAGCCCTTTAGCTTACTTCTAGATGGGACCATGACATTGCAATTCAAAGTCTAGGGTATTTATGTTGGATGAAGATGAGATAAACTATCTGCACGTTCTCCACGAAATTGCGATTTAAATATCTCGTTGTGGTTTCTATGAAATCTAAGATAACAGTGAAATTGATTACCTAAACATGAAACATTATCATTGAAAAGAACACTGAAAAAGGATTGTAAGATGAATGTGAAGAAGAATACTTTCTTTTTCGGTACATCTGAAGAAGAATACTTTCTTTTTCGGTACATCTGAAGAAGAACACTTTCACCTGCATGTTGATGAAACATGGAAAAAATAAGATACTTTCTCCTAACTGAACATAGCACAGTTAATTCTTGTAGGCTGAGTACCTTTCAGGTCAACCAAAACATTATAAAAAGATGATCTTACTTGTTAGtttggtttattgtttttcaGCCTGTTTTTGCTCACCACAGTGTTTATCTTTGTAATCCCAGTCCTGCGTCATTTGAAACTTCAGTTCATTGTTATCGGTTTGGTGATTTTTCTCATGTCAACTCTTTTATTAGTCTATCTGGGTCACATGTCTGTGTAGGTTCCACCCCATATGAGAGGAgtgttacaaataaccgttTGTACTAAAAAATTCTCCTAAAATGGGTGTTCTTTGGTGTCCCTTCCTGTGTAGGTGCTCATAGTGTTGGAAAAGTCCACTGCAAATTCATCGCCAACCGGCTCTACAACTTTGATGGCACTAATGAACCTGACCCAACCCTAGACACCGATTTCCTCAATCACCTGAGATCAAGATGCAACAACAGTCTCATAACACTGGGGTCATCACCTTCATTATCACCATCTTCTGTAGATGACTCACCATCTCCATCTTCTGTTGATGACTCGACATTTTCAACTTCCTCAATCGGGGAGGCAGAAGTGGAGATGGACAGTGAGGAAAGGGGATCAGATTTTGGGACTCTATACTACCGTAATCTTCTTCAAGCTAGAGGAATCCTTTATGTTGATCAGCAGCTAACAGCAGGGGAAGAAACTGAGACTTGGGTTAGAGCATACGCCTCAGATACTTCCTTGTTCCGAAGGGACTTTGCTCTGGCAATGAGGAAGCTTTCCAATCTTGGAGTTCTGACAGCACCAATGGGTCAGGTTAGGATTAGTTGTTCAAAAGTGGCCTAAGAAAATATAGCCACTTTTTTTCAGCCTTACCCGATATAGTTTTAGATTGTGTTTGTTCAATTTGTATATCACCTACGTACACTGTTTCCCTTGGGAGGAGTTCGGAGTGTCTTGGGAATTAAAGCGTGGAATCTGTTAAATTTTGTGGTTTCAGCTGGCCGCTTATGTACAAACACTCGCATTTGTAGAAGTTTCTCTGAATTGTTAATTGACTCATCCAACAATTAGTAAAACATCTACTGTAGTTTGTAACGTTTGGTGGTTGTATGCGGGATTTTTCAGAGTGTTTTCATGCTGATTTATGTCTTAAATACATGCACATGAAATAGACTTTTGAGAAATGAATGGAGACATGTTGAAAGTGAAAATATTTAGTGAAACTGTGTGGCAGTGAAGTTGGAGAGGAACTTTGTTGTCTGATTTCTATCTATTGTAAAACTATGTTGCATCTGGCTACCTCTGAAGAATAGCATGAGCTCAAGAAAAAAGACCAACTCCATAGGACATAAGTTGAACCATTGGGAGTACATTATGGCAAACAGTGTGTGTGCGTatgtgttgagagagagagagagagagagagagagagatgtataaTGTTAGTAAGTTGATCAAATATGGGCCTGTTGTGTAAAATATGTATCCACATTATTCAGGAGTATCAGTTCGTTCCTCATAAATATACTAttaaaactttacaaaatgacaCAGTTGCCTCACCACCATGCAATTCTCTCTCGCCAATTCCACCTTAGAACTGCTCTAATCCTACATCAAAGAATTTCTAATGGATAGCCGACAACAGCATATTGTTCAAGTGGATTAGCTGTTCAACAGTCGAAGCAACTTCTCCAGCAAAATTTCCTAGAGGCCACTGGATCCCTCTCTTTTTGTTGAATGTGAAGAATTGATGCAGAATCCTATGGACTTGTCCGTAGTTGTCACGTCTTGTTATCTGTTCGACAATAACTTGCTATCTGTTCACTTCTTGTTTCTAAGACTGAAAACTTGCTAGTGGCTACTGGATCCCTctctttttgttgaatttgaaGAACTGATGCAGAAGCCTATGGACTTCTCCATAGTTGTCAGTCTTAGAAACAAGACGTGCTTTGATCCACTGGGGAAGCTTGTTTGAGGGGTGGGAGAAACTTCCTTTTGTTGAATCAGCTTCATACCGTGCATCAACCAACAAGATTGCCGCGTAATCATTTATGTGTCTAATTGCTCTACCTGCGGTAGACCAGACAGGAAAAAAAGGGACACATTCAAGAAAAATTGAATATGGAACTGTAAAGAAAAAAGGGGACAAAATATTTAAGCATCATGTATTGCACACATAAGCAGGTCAAGTCAACACAATATGTTTGGTCAAAGAGTTGAATTCACCAGCAACTGGCCTTAACTGGATGCTACGGCCAATCCAACTCGAAGCCAAATTTTCTCCAGAGTCCAAACCAGTATCAAAACCACATCTTACTTTGCTtgacatctttttttttcagtaCAGTATGATATTGTCAAAGAACCTATGAGGCTTGCTTTGGCTCCAATTGTTCTCCATTGTGAGCCGGCCATTTTGATGAATTGGAGGCAATGGTAAAGGACTACAAGATCTATATAATGATGCAGATAGTCTATGGGGCATATAACGTACCTATTGATTGATTTACAGCTTTCATGCAAAGATTTTCGTAATAATCTTTTCCTCTGCGCTTGCAACTTCTTAAGATGCCAAATCCAGCTTTCACAT
This DNA window, taken from Rhododendron vialii isolate Sample 1 chromosome 8a, ASM3025357v1, encodes the following:
- the LOC131336535 gene encoding kinesin-like protein KIN-13B, with the protein product MNAMGRQGQRSGAPTAHHQRQYSDQLFDASSNGRWLQSAGLQHLQSSNANNLPSLQGSRMYWNAAPRGFNGGSGSGSEYFTDPSTPKNLQTRNGEEAESPSRFSPGLLDLHSFDTELLSEMSVPALYDAPSLYRSVPGRSLDDSDAYLANNKQIGRARGVPDNNLLKSFVADKEKASNVAKIKVVVRKRPLNKKELAKNEEDIITIEPRFSSLTVHETKLKVDLTEYMEKHEFVFDAVLNEEVSNDEVYRETVEPIVPIIFQRTKATCFAYGQTGSGKTYTMKPLPLKASRDILRLMQHTYRNQGFHLFFSFFEIYGGKLFDLLNDRKKLCMREDGKQQVCIVGLQEYKVSDVETIQEFIEKGNATRSTGTTGANEESSRSHAILQLAIKRSADGSESKPPKLVGKLSFIDLAGSERGADTTDNDKQTRIEGAEINKSLLALKECIRALDNDQGHIPFRGSKLTEVLRDSFVGDSRTVMISCVSPNSGSCEHTLNTLRYADRVKSLSKGNNSKKDTLSSSTLNLKGSTALPLSSILQHGTTFEDDIGNSWPEHADREDYDIPEEFQEPEKPLWKKNGKVDFYSMSNSDDKVKRANVQTKSKDPPKFETKPSQGDDDLNALLKEEEDLVNAHRKQVEETMDIVKEEMNLLVEADQPGNQLDDYITRLNTILSQKAAGILQLQNRLALFQRRLKEHNVLVSSSGC
- the LOC131336416 gene encoding putative Peroxidase 48, yielding MDLMGKLSFVVFIFCVLISLKEEKAETRKGLPTFTLYSFDSNSTPVDLVSSHKPLEYDFYHDTCPQAEKIIRSRVRRLYEIRSDVPPSLLRLVFHDCFIEGCDASVLLDSIDGVDSEKESPPNETLKGFDIIEIIKSDLEEACPGVVSCADILVLAARESVVLAGGPFYPLETGRRDGELSFSELATYELPSPQDNLPSTIASFASRGFDERETVSLLGAHSVGKVHCKFIANRLYNFDGTNEPDPTLDTDFLNHLRSRCNNSLITLGSSPSLSPSSVDDSPSPSSVDDSTFSTSSIGEAEVEMDSEERGSDFGTLYYRNLLQARGILYVDQQLTAGEETETWVRAYASDTSLFRRDFALAMRKLSNLGVLTAPMGQVRISCSKVA